Proteins encoded together in one Desulfomicrobium apsheronum window:
- the upp gene encoding uracil phosphoribosyltransferase, whose amino-acid sequence MAVFVADHPLIKHKLGLMRKHDISTKNFRELASEVARLLTYEATKDLETEKKTAQGWAGPVEVDVIKGKKITVVPILRAGLGMQDGVLDLIPGAKVSVVGFYRNEETLQPVEYYVKLAKNIGKRMALILDPMLATGGTLDATIRCLKNAGCTSIRGLFLVAAPEGLKRITEAHPDVDIYVAAVDERLNENGYILPGLGDAGDKIFGTK is encoded by the coding sequence ATGGCAGTATTCGTGGCGGATCATCCACTCATCAAGCACAAGCTCGGACTCATGCGCAAACATGACATCAGTACCAAGAATTTCCGGGAACTCGCTTCCGAAGTCGCCAGACTGCTGACATACGAGGCCACCAAGGACCTGGAGACAGAAAAAAAGACCGCACAAGGATGGGCCGGACCCGTCGAGGTGGATGTCATCAAGGGCAAGAAGATCACCGTCGTGCCGATACTGCGCGCCGGACTCGGCATGCAGGACGGCGTTCTTGATCTGATTCCTGGCGCCAAGGTCAGCGTCGTCGGTTTCTACCGCAACGAAGAGACTCTCCAGCCCGTGGAATATTACGTGAAGCTGGCCAAGAACATAGGCAAGCGCATGGCCCTCATCCTTGACCCGATGCTCGCCACGGGCGGAACCCTCGACGCCACCATCCGCTGCCTGAAGAACGCAGGCTGCACCAGCATCCGCGGCCTTTTTCTGGTCGCGGCTCCCGAAGGGCTGAAGCGGATCACCGAAGCACACCCCGATGTGGACATCTACGTCGCGGCCGTTGACGAACGCCTGAATGAAAACGGATATATCCTGCCCGGCCTGGGCGACGCCGGAGACAAGATCTTCGGAACGAAATAG
- a CDS encoding Na+/H+ antiporter subunit E, with protein MKRWLPQPMFSLFLLLIWLLLVNSAAPGQIVLGALLAVTIPLFTIRFWPDQPCMRRPLTLIVYLAVFFWDIVVANLTVARLILGPTGNLRSAFIRLPLDLKNDFAITLLAHTISLTPGTVSAQVTEDRRSLLIHVLDLDDEALLVNRIKQRYEAPLKEIFPC; from the coding sequence ATGAAAAGATGGCTGCCGCAACCCATGTTCAGCCTGTTCCTGCTGCTGATCTGGCTTCTGCTCGTGAATTCGGCGGCTCCCGGGCAGATTGTCCTCGGAGCGCTGCTCGCCGTCACCATCCCTCTGTTCACGATCAGGTTCTGGCCCGATCAACCGTGCATGCGCCGTCCGCTGACCCTCATCGTCTATCTGGCCGTATTTTTCTGGGACATCGTCGTCGCCAACCTGACGGTGGCCCGCCTCATACTCGGCCCGACAGGAAACCTGCGGTCCGCGTTCATCCGGCTGCCCCTGGACCTGAAAAACGATTTCGCCATCACCCTGCTGGCCCACACCATCTCCCTCACTCCGGGCACTGTTTCCGCGCAAGTGACGGAGGATCGGCGCAGCCTGCTCATTCACGTCCTGGACCTCGATGATGAAGCCCTGCTCGTGAACCGCATCAAACAGCGCTACGAGGCGCCCCTGAAGGAGATCTTCCCATGCTGA
- a CDS encoding K+/H+ antiporter subunit F, whose amino-acid sequence MLTTAITVAFFCIAAALTLNFWRLFAGPTLPDRILALDTMAINTIALLILLGIHQNLTEYFEAALLIAMMGFIGTVALCKYLLRGDIIE is encoded by the coding sequence ATGCTGACCACTGCCATCACGGTGGCCTTTTTCTGCATAGCCGCCGCCCTGACGCTCAATTTCTGGAGGCTCTTTGCCGGGCCGACCCTTCCGGACCGCATCCTGGCCCTGGACACCATGGCCATCAACACCATCGCCCTTTTGATCCTGCTGGGCATCCACCAGAACCTGACCGAATATTTCGAGGCGGCCCTGCTCATCGCCATGATGGGCTTCATCGGAACCGTGGCCCTGTGCAAGTACCTGTTGCGCGGCGACATCATCGAATAG
- a CDS encoding Na+/H+ antiporter subunit G, which produces MLSETLISLFLLIGGAFALIGSIGLARLPDLFTRLHGPTKATTLGVGGILIASVLHFSGQEHALSLHELLITLFLFATAPVSAYLIARSALHLRSPGGPKDES; this is translated from the coding sequence ATGCTCAGTGAAACGCTCATCTCCCTCTTTCTGCTCATCGGCGGAGCTTTCGCCCTGATCGGCTCCATCGGACTGGCCCGGCTGCCCGACCTGTTCACCCGGCTGCACGGGCCGACCAAGGCCACGACGCTGGGTGTCGGCGGCATCCTGATCGCGTCTGTCCTGCATTTCAGCGGACAGGAGCATGCCTTGAGCCTGCACGAACTGCTCATCACCCTCTTTCTTTTCGCCACCGCCCCGGTCAGCGCCTATCTCATTGCCCGCTCGGCGTTGCACCTGCGCAGCCCGGGTGGACCCAAGGACGAATCCTGA
- the hisA gene encoding 1-(5-phosphoribosyl)-5-[(5-phosphoribosylamino)methylideneamino]imidazole-4-carboxamide isomerase — MNIFPAVDIKDGKCVRLRQGVEDQVTVFSDDPVAMARQWVEAGTRWLHVIDLDGAFSGTPRNMELIRELCSAVSIPVQLGGGIRSVEIAGKYLEAGVTRLIIGTVALEDPELFSELCQTYPGRIGVSLDARDGRLKTKGWVEDADKTVADVVPELEAAGAAFFIYTDISRDGMQSGVNIPALEALLAMTDKPVLIAGGISTLEDVQAVHPLREKGLAGVITGKAIYAGSLDLKAALDWLAAQN; from the coding sequence ATGAATATATTTCCGGCAGTTGACATAAAAGACGGCAAGTGCGTGCGCTTGCGGCAGGGTGTCGAGGATCAGGTCACGGTTTTTTCCGACGACCCGGTGGCCATGGCCCGGCAGTGGGTGGAGGCGGGCACCAGATGGCTGCACGTCATCGATCTCGATGGCGCGTTCAGCGGGACGCCGCGCAACATGGAACTGATTCGCGAGCTCTGTTCGGCGGTCTCCATCCCGGTACAGCTCGGCGGCGGCATTCGTAGCGTCGAGATCGCGGGCAAATATCTCGAAGCCGGGGTGACGCGCCTGATCATCGGCACCGTGGCGCTGGAAGATCCCGAATTGTTCAGCGAACTCTGCCAAACCTACCCAGGCCGCATCGGGGTTTCCCTGGACGCCCGCGATGGCAGGCTCAAGACCAAGGGCTGGGTCGAGGACGCAGACAAGACCGTGGCGGATGTCGTTCCCGAACTTGAGGCGGCGGGGGCCGCTTTTTTCATCTACACCGACATAAGCCGCGACGGGATGCAGTCCGGGGTGAACATCCCGGCTCTTGAAGCGCTGCTGGCCATGACGGACAAACCCGTGCTCATCGCCGGGGGCATCTCCACTCTTGAAGACGTGCAGGCCGTGCATCCCTTGCGCGAGAAAGGTCTGGCCGGAGTCATCACCGGCAAGGCGATCTATGCCGGGAGCCTTGATCTCAAGGCTGCCCTGGACTGGTTGGCGGCCCAGAACTAG